The sequence below is a genomic window from Draconibacterium halophilum.
TGGATTATTACTGGATGATGGGCGACAACAGGCACAACTCTGCCGATTCGCGCTACTGGGGTTTTGTTCCGGAAGACCATGTGGTTGGCAAAGCCAAATTTATCTGGCTTTCGCTGGATAAAGACAAAAGTTTCCCGGCAAACATAAGGTTTAACCGACTGTTTACTACGGTAAAATAAATTTGATATGTACGTTTTGTTGTACACTCTTGTTTGTACACAACACTCACAATCTTATTAAAAAACATTCGTTAAAAGGATAATAGTTAAACTGTTATCCTTTTTTTATAATTTCGGGGTTGATACTTGAAAACCATTAATTATGCAATTAATCGTTGTAATACTTCTGATTCTGGCAGTCCTTCTGGTAATTTTCACGTTGCAAAATGCCATGGACATAACGCTGAACATATTCTTTTGGGAAATAAAGGATGCCCCCTTGGTGCTTGTGCTACTTAGCTGTATTTTTTTGGGGTATCTAATTGCGGCATTTTACTTTTATCCGCGCTTATGGAAAATAAAACGTGACTATAAGCAGATGGTAAAATTCAATTCGGAATTAAAGGAATTACAACAAATGCACGAACCGCAAAAGTCGGAAGAAGTAACCGATCCGGAAGGGATTGAGCTGGATGATGAAGACGATGCCGACGACAGCTTTTTCAAAGACTAATAATGAATAACAACGCACTTTTACTGAGTACTGCCTATTTTGCACCGGTACATTTTTACACCCGCTACTTACACCACAACGAGGTTTATATTGAACAATACGAGAACTTTAGCAAACAAACCTACCGCAATCGTTGTCAACTACTGGGAGGGAATGGACCAATTTCGCTTGTTATTCCGGTGGTAAAAGGCCGCGGTCCAAAAATTTTAATAAAAGACCTGCAAATATCGTACGACGAAAACTGGCAGCGCAATCACTGGCAAACCATCGTTTCAGCCTACAATTCGTCGCCCTATTTCGAGTACTACCAGGATGAACTTTACCCGTTTTTTGAACGTAAAACCAAATACCTGCTCGATCACAATCTGCAAATACACGAACAACTCTGCGACTTTTTCGATATAGAAAATAAAATCCGGTTAACTTCCGATTTTGAAAAAGTACCGGAAAAAACATTTAATCTGCGCGACGGAATATCACCAAAACGAAAACACAATCCCGACCATCAATTTCAACCACAAACCTACACTCAGGTATTTTCAGAGAGATATGGTTTTACGCCTAATCTGAGCATTCTTGATCTGCTTTTTAACGAAGGGCCAAATGCTTTCACTATCCTTTTGCAAAGTTTGCAGGATAACTAATTACAGGAAACAATACGTGCTATTTACTGTTTTGAGTTTTATGAAACGAACATGAACTTATTTAATCATAACTACACGAAAAGGATGATTAAAAAAGTTTATGTGAGAGCGGAGCGCTTACATCCGTTCTCAAATTTTAAAGTAAATATTACAAATCTTGAAAATTTTAAACGGATGAAACGTAAAAACAGTCAGATAAAAATCGGGATTTTCTTAATGATCTTCTCCGGGGTATTTTTTGCCGCCACACTGATTATTCCTTTTTTTGATTTGCCTACAAAAACCAAAGTAGTCGCATCAACCA
It includes:
- a CDS encoding LapA family protein, whose amino-acid sequence is MQLIVVILLILAVLLVIFTLQNAMDITLNIFFWEIKDAPLVLVLLSCIFLGYLIAAFYFYPRLWKIKRDYKQMVKFNSELKELQQMHEPQKSEEVTDPEGIELDDEDDADDSFFKD
- a CDS encoding WbqC family protein, with product MNNNALLLSTAYFAPVHFYTRYLHHNEVYIEQYENFSKQTYRNRCQLLGGNGPISLVIPVVKGRGPKILIKDLQISYDENWQRNHWQTIVSAYNSSPYFEYYQDELYPFFERKTKYLLDHNLQIHEQLCDFFDIENKIRLTSDFEKVPEKTFNLRDGISPKRKHNPDHQFQPQTYTQVFSERYGFTPNLSILDLLFNEGPNAFTILLQSLQDN
- a CDS encoding transporter suffix domain-containing protein, with protein sequence MIKKVYVRAERLHPFSNFKVNITNLENFKRMKRKNSQIKIGIFLMIFSGVFFAATLIIPFFDLPTKTKVVASTTSFIVMEVVFWAGGLLVGKELFTKYKKQLNPANWFKKKEQNG